A portion of the bacterium genome contains these proteins:
- a CDS encoding acylneuraminate cytidylyltransferase: MRRLVAVLACRMESSRLYAKPLQRLCEGVSILDQILATLSRFPCIHQVVLGISRKPGNGAFKELAQRRAAGWVWGDPDDVLGRVISCGEHAEATDIFHVTSENPFLCHEMVEEACEK, encoded by the coding sequence ATGAGACGCCTGGTCGCCGTCCTGGCCTGCCGGATGGAAAGCAGCCGCCTTTACGCCAAGCCCCTGCAACGGCTTTGCGAGGGAGTGAGCATTCTCGACCAGATTTTGGCGACGCTGTCCCGTTTTCCATGCATCCATCAGGTGGTCCTCGGGATTTCCCGGAAGCCCGGGAACGGAGCGTTCAAGGAACTCGCACAGAGGCGTGCCGCCGGATGGGTATGGGGGGATCCTGACGACGTTCTGGGGCGAGTCATCTCTTGCGGGGAACATGCGGAGGCGACCGATATTTTTCATGTGACATCCGAAAATCCTTTCCTCTGTCACGAGATGGTGGAAGAGGCTTGCGAAAAAC
- a CDS encoding class I SAM-dependent methyltransferase yields the protein MQRYQQDLATHRDDYEYDRQIFLKRRVLQTFDRLMRMFAGKELGGRLLDAGSFKDVFTRVCEEKGIEAVAIGIEQGVNFETDRFDLPDESFDVVCATSLIEHLHDPTNFFEETFRVLGRSGCFIIVTPHWPYAAKEFYDAYTHVQPYSHRSLRMALRSHGFEVLAMVPWMVEKSDWFWKVPPPYSFALASWLPFSGLNSRGFIPNFLKGKSNSLLALARKPG from the coding sequence ATGCAACGTTATCAGCAAGATTTGGCGACCCATCGCGACGATTACGAGTACGATCGGCAAATCTTCCTGAAGCGGCGGGTGCTTCAAACCTTCGACCGGCTGATGCGAATGTTCGCCGGGAAAGAGCTGGGTGGTAGGTTGCTGGATGCAGGTTCTTTTAAGGATGTTTTCACCCGTGTTTGCGAGGAGAAAGGAATTGAGGCCGTCGCCATTGGGATTGAGCAAGGCGTGAATTTCGAAACCGACAGATTTGACTTGCCGGATGAATCCTTCGATGTTGTATGTGCCACCAGTCTTATCGAACATCTTCACGATCCGACGAATTTCTTCGAGGAGACCTTCCGGGTTCTGGGAAGGAGTGGATGCTTCATCATCGTGACACCCCATTGGCCCTACGCGGCCAAAGAGTTTTATGACGCTTACACCCACGTGCAGCCGTATTCGCACCGTTCGCTCCGGATGGCATTGCGCTCCCACGGCTTCGAGGTCCTGGCGATGGTTCCGTGGATGGTCGAAAAAAGCGATTGGTTCTGGAAGGTTCCTCCACCCTATTCGTTCGCGCTCGCCTCTTGGCTGCCGTTCAGTGGGTTGAATTCCCGCGGATTCATTCCGAATTTCCTTAAGGGCAAGAGCAACTCTCTCTTGGCGCTTGCGAGAAAGCCCGGGTAA